A segment of the Deltaproteobacteria bacterium genome:
GAGTTTGATGCCCAAGTAGCTGTGCCAATTGCCGCGCAGCCGCGAGATCGGCAGCTTGCTGTGCAGCAAGGTTTGCACGGCGAATTTGCCCAGCGCAACGATGATCTCAGGGCGAATGAGATCGATCTGCTTTTTCAGAAAGGGCTCGCAGGCGGCAACTTCGTCCGGTTCGGGATTGCGATTTTCCGGCGGCCGGCACTTGACGACGTTGGCGATGTAAACGTCGCTGCGCTGCATGCCCATGCCTTTGGTAATGATGTCGGTCAAAAGCTGGCCGGCGCGGCCGACAAACGGTTCGCCCTGCAGATCTTCATCCCGCCCCGGTCCTTCGCCGACGAACATAAGCTTGGCATGTGGGTTGCCGACGCCGAAGACTAGATTGGTCCTGCCCGAGCATAGTTTACAGAGCTGGCAATCGCCGATCGCCGATCGCAAAGCCTCTAACGAGGGCACCTGCGCCAGCGGCGAAGAGGGGGCAAACAAATTTTCCTGCGAGACGGCCATTACTTTTGCTTCGTCGGTCGCGACGGCTGGCATCGTTTGATCAAAGAGGGCGACTTCGGCGCGCGAGAGCACGTGAATGCCGGCGCGTTGGCGCCGTTCAAGCTGGCGCCGCAGCGAAGTCACAACCGCGTCGATATCGTCCGTTTGGTTCGACATGCTTATATTTGCACG
Coding sequences within it:
- a CDS encoding uracil-DNA glycosylase, with translation MSNQTDDIDAVVTSLRRQLERRQRAGIHVLSRAEVALFDQTMPAVATDEAKVMAVSQENLFAPSSPLAQVPSLEALRSAIGDCQLCKLCSGRTNLVFGVGNPHAKLMFVGEGPGRDEDLQGEPFVGRAGQLLTDIITKGMGMQRSDVYIANVVKCRPPENRNPEPDEVAACEPFLKKQIDLIRPEIIVALGKFAVQTLLHSKLPISRLRGNWHSYLGIKLMPTFHPAYLLRNPADKKLVWEDIKKVIKEMRGENA